In Vibrio sp. STUT-A11, a genomic segment contains:
- the ilvA gene encoding threonine ammonia-lyase, biosynthetic, whose translation MMESQPTKKVNQTGADYLRQILRAPVYEVATVTPLQDMPRLSARIGNNVQIKREDRQPVHSFKLRGAYNMVASLSEEQKAAGVIAASAGNHAQGMALSGTKLGIKTTIVMPKTTPDIKVDAVRSFGGNVVLHGSNFDEAKAEAERLSEEYGYTFVPPFDHPLVIAGQGTIGMEMLQQNGHLDYIFVPVGGGGLAAGVAVLVKQLMPEIKVIAVEPEDSSCLKAALDAGEPVVLDQVSMFADGVAVKRIGEETFRLCQKYIDGHIAVSSDEICAAVKDIFEDTRAIAEPSGALALAGLKKFTEQNKLEGKNLGTVLSGANTNFHGLRYVSERCELGEKREGLLAVTIPERQGAFFEFCNLIGGRAVTEFNYRYNDDELANIFVGVRLQGGQEELDHIIRDLREGGYPVVDLSDDEMAKLHIRYMIGGKPSKKLKERLYSFEFPEYPGALLKFLSTLGTHWNISLFNYRNHGADYGRVLCGFELDESDLAQFSAHLRELGYQCKDETDNPSYKFFLS comes from the coding sequence ATGATGGAATCTCAACCCACAAAAAAAGTGAATCAAACTGGCGCAGACTATCTGCGCCAAATCCTGCGCGCGCCAGTTTATGAAGTCGCAACGGTTACGCCACTGCAAGATATGCCGCGCCTGTCGGCACGCATTGGCAACAATGTGCAAATCAAACGTGAAGATCGCCAGCCAGTGCACTCTTTCAAACTGCGTGGCGCCTACAACATGGTGGCCAGCCTGTCTGAAGAACAAAAGGCTGCGGGTGTCATTGCAGCATCGGCGGGCAACCATGCTCAAGGGATGGCACTATCGGGCACTAAACTAGGCATCAAAACCACGATTGTAATGCCAAAAACCACGCCAGACATCAAGGTTGATGCGGTGCGGAGCTTTGGCGGTAATGTCGTGCTGCATGGCAGCAACTTTGATGAAGCGAAAGCGGAAGCCGAGCGCCTGTCAGAAGAATATGGCTACACCTTTGTGCCACCCTTCGATCATCCATTGGTGATTGCTGGCCAAGGCACCATTGGTATGGAAATGCTGCAGCAAAATGGTCACCTGGATTACATCTTTGTTCCGGTAGGCGGTGGTGGTCTGGCGGCGGGTGTCGCTGTCCTGGTCAAGCAACTGATGCCAGAAATCAAAGTCATTGCCGTCGAGCCAGAAGATTCTTCTTGCTTAAAAGCGGCTTTAGATGCTGGTGAGCCAGTTGTCCTTGATCAAGTCAGTATGTTTGCTGATGGTGTGGCAGTAAAACGCATCGGTGAAGAGACATTCCGTTTGTGTCAGAAGTACATTGATGGCCATATTGCCGTATCAAGCGATGAAATCTGCGCGGCGGTGAAAGATATCTTTGAAGATACACGAGCAATAGCAGAACCTTCAGGCGCGCTTGCTCTGGCGGGCTTGAAGAAGTTTACTGAGCAGAACAAACTCGAAGGCAAAAACCTTGGTACGGTACTGTCTGGTGCCAACACCAATTTCCATGGCTTGCGCTATGTCTCTGAACGCTGTGAGCTGGGTGAAAAACGTGAAGGCCTGCTTGCTGTTACAATCCCAGAACGCCAGGGCGCTTTCTTTGAGTTTTGTAACTTGATTGGTGGCCGAGCAGTGACTGAGTTCAACTACCGTTACAACGATGATGAGCTGGCAAATATCTTTGTTGGTGTGCGTCTTCAGGGCGGTCAGGAAGAACTGGATCATATTATTCGCGATCTACGCGAAGGCGGTTATCCGGTCGTGGATCTATCTGATGATGAAATGGCGAAGCTACACATCCGCTACATGATCGGTGGCAAACCTTCCAAAAAACTCAAGGAACGCCTATACAGCTTTGAGTTTCCAGAATATCCGGGGGCGCTGCTGAAGTTCTTAAGCACGCTAGGTACCCACTGGAATATCAGCCTGTTTAACTACCGCAACCATGGTGCCGATTACGGGCGTGTTCTTTGTGGTTTCGAGCTAGATGAAAGCGACTTAGCCCAGTTTTCTGCCCATTTGCGCGAACTTGGCTATCAGTGTAAAGACGAAACGGATAACCCATCCTATAAGTTCTTCTTATCGTGA
- the punR gene encoding DNA-binding transcriptional activator PunR has translation MFSKSSLEMLDTVARLGSFTAAAELLHKVPSAISYGVRQVEKDLDVVLFRRLPRKVELTPAGELFISEARALLRQMEEVKAQTRRAAHGWQTTLKLTLDNVVKLEKLKPLIEDFYREFEFAELQINMEVFNGSWEAIAQGRADIVIGATSAIPVGGDFEVRDMGTLDWAFVMSPAHPCVRQQALTEAFVSQFPAICLDDTSNVLPKRHTGHYPHQRRLLLPNWYAAIECLKNGVGVGFMPRHIAMPLINDGVLVEKVLPDDKPVSRCCLVWRKDENHNLIQWMVDYLGSSNQLHQDWLQA, from the coding sequence ATGTTTTCCAAATCCTCATTAGAAATGCTCGATACCGTTGCCCGGTTGGGGAGTTTTACCGCGGCTGCAGAGTTGCTGCACAAAGTGCCTTCGGCAATCAGTTATGGTGTTCGCCAGGTGGAGAAAGATTTGGATGTTGTATTGTTTAGACGTTTGCCTAGAAAAGTTGAACTGACCCCTGCGGGAGAGTTATTTATCTCAGAAGCGCGTGCTTTATTGCGTCAAATGGAAGAGGTTAAAGCTCAGACTCGTCGAGCAGCACATGGCTGGCAAACCACATTAAAACTGACTTTGGATAACGTCGTTAAGCTGGAAAAGCTCAAACCATTGATTGAAGACTTTTATCGCGAATTTGAGTTTGCCGAGCTGCAGATCAACATGGAAGTGTTCAATGGTTCATGGGAGGCGATTGCTCAAGGGCGGGCAGATATTGTGATTGGCGCGACAAGTGCGATCCCGGTTGGTGGCGATTTCGAAGTCAGAGATATGGGAACACTCGACTGGGCATTTGTTATGTCACCGGCACATCCCTGTGTTCGTCAACAGGCGTTAACGGAAGCGTTTGTCAGCCAGTTTCCTGCTATCTGTCTGGATGATACTTCGAACGTATTGCCTAAGCGACACACAGGTCATTATCCCCATCAGCGTCGTTTGTTGCTGCCAAACTGGTATGCGGCGATTGAATGTCTGAAAAATGGAGTTGGGGTCGGGTTTATGCCTCGCCATATCGCAATGCCATTGATCAATGATGGCGTGCTGGTGGAGAAGGTTCTACCGGACGACAAGCCCGTAAGCCGTTGTTGCTTAGTATGGCGTAAAGATGAAAACCATAATTTGATCCAATGGATGGTGGATTACTTAGGATCATCCAACCAGTTACATCAGGATTGGTTACAGGCTTAA
- the punC gene encoding purine nucleoside transporter PunC: MKISKLQLVYLAVLSMLGFVATDMYLPAFKAMEIDFATGPEQIALSLTVFLGGMAFGQLMWGLASDKFGHRNTLAAGLVVFTLASFGLAFCDQVWQLLTLRFVQAIGVCAPAVIWQAMVIKRYSSSSQQIFATIMPLVALSPALAPQLGVVLADNFGWHSIFIALMLVGVLLVAATMLQKDQKAEVKQTSVSADIKALLRSKAYLGNVIMFATASAAFFAYLTGMPEIMAQLGYEAKDIGLSFIPQTIAFMAGGYLGKVGVRKYGDKNVLRQLIGLFSIAALMVFVASHWTLTSIWPILAPFCLIAVANGALYPIVVNRALESAQQSPATAAGLQNSLQICVSSLASAFVAAMASQAQSVTGIAIVICMGGLWVGYILSNRDLAKHFATPDNSRVVREDDC, encoded by the coding sequence ATGAAAATATCAAAACTACAACTCGTTTATCTTGCAGTGTTGTCGATGCTTGGCTTTGTCGCGACCGATATGTACCTGCCAGCTTTTAAAGCAATGGAAATAGACTTTGCGACAGGCCCGGAACAGATAGCCCTTTCTCTGACCGTATTTTTAGGGGGAATGGCATTTGGTCAGCTGATGTGGGGGTTGGCTTCAGATAAGTTTGGCCACCGCAATACGCTAGCCGCAGGTTTAGTTGTATTTACTCTTGCGTCATTTGGTCTGGCATTCTGCGATCAAGTATGGCAATTGCTCACTCTTCGATTTGTTCAGGCGATCGGTGTCTGTGCACCAGCCGTTATCTGGCAAGCCATGGTGATTAAACGTTACTCAAGCAGCAGTCAGCAGATTTTCGCTACCATTATGCCATTGGTTGCCTTATCACCTGCGCTGGCTCCACAATTAGGCGTCGTACTTGCGGACAACTTTGGCTGGCACAGTATTTTTATCGCGCTAATGCTGGTGGGTGTATTGCTTGTCGCTGCAACCATGCTGCAAAAAGACCAAAAGGCAGAAGTAAAGCAGACCAGTGTATCTGCAGATATTAAAGCACTACTCCGTTCTAAGGCTTACCTTGGCAACGTCATCATGTTTGCCACCGCTTCTGCAGCATTCTTTGCTTACCTAACCGGTATGCCGGAAATCATGGCGCAACTGGGTTATGAAGCCAAAGACATTGGCCTGAGTTTTATTCCACAAACCATTGCCTTTATGGCTGGTGGCTACTTGGGTAAAGTGGGTGTACGCAAATATGGCGATAAAAATGTTTTACGCCAGCTGATCGGCTTGTTTAGTATTGCAGCACTGATGGTATTCGTTGCATCACATTGGACGTTGACCTCTATCTGGCCAATCCTGGCGCCTTTCTGTCTGATCGCTGTCGCCAACGGTGCTCTGTACCCTATTGTTGTAAACCGAGCTCTGGAGAGTGCCCAGCAAAGCCCAGCGACCGCAGCTGGTTTGCAAAACAGCTTACAAATCTGTGTGAGCAGTCTTGCCAGTGCATTTGTTGCCGCAATGGCCAGTCAGGCTCAGTCGGTCACTGGTATCGCAATTGTGATTTGTATGGGCGGTTTATGGGTCGGCTACATTCTGTCTAACCGAGATCTGGCCAAGCACTTTGCTACCCCCGATAACTCGCGCGTTGTCCGTGAAGACGACTGCTAA
- the glmU gene encoding bifunctional UDP-N-acetylglucosamine diphosphorylase/glucosamine-1-phosphate N-acetyltransferase GlmU encodes MKFSAVILAAGKGTRMYSNMPKVLHTLAGKPMAKHVIDTCTGLGAQNIHLVYGHGGDQMKQVLAEEPVNWVLQAEQLGTGHAVDQASAQFEDDEKILVSYGDVPLISAETIESLLDAQPTGGIALLTVVLDNPTGYGRIVRKNGPVVAIVEQKDATEEQKQIKEINTGVMVATGGDLKRWLSGLNNNNAQGEYYLTDVIAAAHDEGRAVEAVHPVNAIEVEGVNDRAQLARLERAFQSMQAQKLLEQGVMLRDPARFDLRGELQCGMDCEIDANVIIEGSVSLGDNVVIGAGSVLKDCEIDDNTIVRPYSVIEGATVGEDCTVGPFTRLRPGADMRNDSHVGNFVEVKNARIGEGSKANHLTYLGDAEIGQRTNIGAGTITCNYDGANKFKTIIGDDVFVGSDSQLVAPVTIADGATIGAGTTLTKDVAEGELVITRAKERRITDWQRPVKKK; translated from the coding sequence ATGAAATTCAGTGCTGTAATTCTTGCTGCGGGCAAGGGAACCCGTATGTATTCGAACATGCCAAAAGTGCTTCACACTTTGGCCGGTAAACCAATGGCAAAACATGTCATTGATACATGTACCGGTCTTGGCGCGCAAAATATTCACCTAGTTTATGGTCATGGTGGTGATCAAATGAAACAGGTACTAGCAGAAGAGCCGGTAAACTGGGTACTTCAGGCTGAGCAACTAGGCACAGGTCATGCGGTGGATCAGGCTTCTGCTCAATTTGAAGATGATGAGAAAATCCTGGTCTCGTATGGGGATGTGCCACTGATTTCAGCGGAAACTATTGAGAGCCTGCTTGACGCTCAACCAACGGGTGGTATCGCGTTGCTGACGGTTGTTCTGGATAACCCGACTGGCTATGGACGTATCGTACGTAAGAACGGTCCTGTAGTTGCTATCGTCGAGCAGAAAGACGCCACCGAAGAACAAAAACAGATCAAAGAAATCAACACAGGTGTGATGGTTGCAACTGGTGGTGACCTGAAGCGCTGGTTGTCAGGCTTAAACAACAACAACGCACAAGGTGAGTACTACCTTACTGACGTGATTGCTGCTGCTCACGATGAAGGTCGTGCAGTTGAAGCTGTCCATCCTGTTAATGCGATTGAAGTTGAAGGTGTGAATGATCGTGCCCAGCTTGCTCGTTTAGAGCGCGCATTCCAATCGATGCAAGCGCAAAAACTGCTTGAGCAGGGCGTTATGCTACGTGATCCAGCTCGCTTTGACTTACGTGGTGAACTGCAGTGCGGCATGGACTGTGAAATTGATGCGAATGTGATCATTGAAGGCAGTGTCTCGCTTGGTGATAACGTGGTTATCGGTGCTGGCAGTGTGTTGAAAGATTGTGAGATTGATGACAACACGATCGTTCGTCCATACAGCGTGATTGAAGGCGCGACTGTCGGAGAGGACTGTACTGTCGGTCCATTTACTCGTCTGCGTCCTGGTGCAGATATGCGTAATGACTCTCACGTTGGTAACTTTGTCGAAGTGAAGAATGCGCGCATTGGCGAAGGTTCTAAAGCAAACCATCTGACTTACCTGGGCGATGCAGAAATCGGCCAGCGCACCAATATCGGTGCAGGTACCATTACCTGTAATTACGATGGTGCGAACAAGTTCAAAACCATCATTGGTGATGATGTCTTTGTTGGTTCGGATAGCCAGTTAGTCGCGCCAGTTACCATTGCTGATGGTGCGACTATTGGAGCAGGTACGACTTTGACCAAAGATGTCGCCGAAGGTGAGTTAGTGATTACTCGTGCTAAAGAGCGCAGAATTACTGATTGGCAGCGTCCGGTTAAAAAGAAGTAA
- a CDS encoding F0F1 ATP synthase subunit epsilon, which produces MAPITFHLDVVSAEKRIFSGRVETFQVTGSEGELGIFHGHTPLLTAIQPGMVRIVKQHGHEEFIYVSGGMVEVQPGTATVLADTAIRGEDLDAAKAEEAKRRAEENIQNQHGDMNFAQAASELAKAIAQLRVIELTKKRR; this is translated from the coding sequence ATGGCACCAATAACCTTTCACCTAGACGTAGTAAGCGCTGAGAAACGCATTTTCTCTGGTCGTGTAGAAACGTTTCAGGTGACCGGTAGCGAAGGTGAGCTTGGTATTTTCCATGGCCATACTCCGCTTCTGACCGCTATTCAGCCTGGTATGGTGCGTATTGTGAAACAGCACGGCCACGAAGAGTTCATTTATGTCTCTGGTGGTATGGTCGAAGTTCAGCCGGGTACTGCTACAGTACTGGCTGATACAGCGATTCGTGGTGAAGATCTAGACGCAGCGAAGGCAGAAGAAGCTAAGCGTCGTGCTGAGGAGAATATCCAGAACCAGCATGGCGATATGAACTTCGCACAAGCGGCCAGTGAACTGGCTAAAGCCATTGCTCAGCTACGAGTTATCGAGCTGACCAAAAAGCGTCGCTAA
- the atpD gene encoding F0F1 ATP synthase subunit beta, which produces MATGKIVQIIGAVVDVEFPQSEVPSVYDALNVTDSKERLVLEVQQQLGGGVVRCIVMGSSDGLRRGVEVVNTGAPISVPVGTKTLGRIMNVLGDAIDECGEIGAEETYSIHRAAPSYEEQSNETALLETGVKVIDLICPFAKGGKIGLFGGAGVGKTVNMMELINNIALQHSGLSVFAGVGERTREGNDFYFEMQEAGVVNVENPEESKVAMVYGQMNEPPGNRLRVALTGLTMAERFRDEGRDVLLFIDNIYRYTLAGTEVSALLGRMPSAVGYQPTLAEEMGVLQERITSTKQGSITSVQAVYVPADDLTDPSPATTFAHLDATVVLNRNIAAMGLYPAIDPLDSTSRQLDPLVVGQEHYDVARGVQQTLQRYKELKDIIAILGMDELSEEDKQVVSRARKIERFLTQPYHVAEVFTGDPGVYVPLKETLRGFKGLLAGEYDDIPEQAFMYCGSIDDAIENAKKL; this is translated from the coding sequence ATGGCTACAGGTAAGATCGTACAGATCATCGGTGCGGTAGTCGACGTAGAGTTCCCACAGAGCGAAGTACCTAGTGTATATGACGCTCTAAACGTAACGGACTCAAAAGAGCGTCTAGTTCTTGAAGTTCAACAACAGCTAGGCGGTGGCGTAGTTCGTTGTATCGTAATGGGTAGCTCTGATGGTTTACGTCGTGGAGTAGAAGTGGTTAACACTGGCGCTCCAATTTCAGTACCAGTAGGTACTAAAACTCTAGGTCGTATCATGAACGTCCTAGGTGACGCGATTGATGAGTGTGGTGAGATCGGTGCGGAAGAGACTTACTCTATCCACCGTGCAGCACCAAGCTACGAAGAGCAATCAAACGAAACAGCACTTCTAGAAACGGGTGTTAAAGTAATCGACCTAATTTGTCCATTCGCTAAGGGTGGTAAAATCGGTCTATTCGGTGGTGCAGGTGTAGGTAAGACCGTTAACATGATGGAACTTATCAACAACATCGCACTACAACACTCAGGTCTATCAGTATTTGCTGGTGTTGGTGAGCGTACTCGTGAAGGTAACGATTTCTACTTTGAAATGCAGGAAGCGGGCGTTGTAAACGTTGAGAATCCTGAAGAATCTAAAGTAGCAATGGTTTACGGTCAGATGAACGAGCCACCGGGCAACCGTCTACGTGTTGCACTGACTGGTCTTACAATGGCAGAGCGTTTCCGTGACGAAGGTCGTGACGTACTACTGTTCATTGATAACATCTACCGTTACACGCTTGCAGGTACTGAGGTATCAGCACTTCTAGGTCGTATGCCTTCTGCGGTAGGTTACCAGCCAACTCTTGCAGAAGAGATGGGTGTGCTTCAGGAGCGTATCACGTCAACTAAGCAAGGTTCTATCACGTCTGTACAGGCGGTATACGTACCTGCGGATGACTTGACTGACCCGTCTCCAGCAACCACGTTCGCGCACTTGGATGCAACGGTTGTACTTAACCGTAACATCGCAGCAATGGGTCTATACCCAGCGATCGACCCACTAGATTCAACGTCTCGTCAGCTAGACCCACTAGTAGTAGGTCAAGAGCACTACGACGTCGCTCGTGGCGTTCAGCAGACACTTCAGCGCTACAAAGAGCTGAAAGACATCATCGCGATTCTAGGTATGGACGAGCTATCTGAAGAAGACAAGCAAGTTGTATCTCGTGCACGTAAGATTGAGCGTTTCCTTACTCAGCCTTACCACGTAGCGGAAGTATTTACAGGTGACCCTGGTGTTTACGTACCTCTTAAAGAGACTCTACGTGGCTTTAAAGGTCTACTAGCTGGTGAATACGATGACATTCCAGAGCAGGCATTTATGTACTGCGGTAGCATCGATGATGCTATTGAGAATGCTAAGAAGCTATAA
- the atpG gene encoding F0F1 ATP synthase subunit gamma translates to MAGAKEIRNKIGSVKSTQKITKAMEMVAASKMRRSQDAMEASRPYAETMRKVIGHVANANLEYRHPYLEEREAKRVGYIIVSTDRGLCGGLNINVFKKAVTDMQAWKEKGAEIELAVIGSKATGFFKHGGAKVAAQVSGLGDNPSLEDLIGSVGVMLKKYDEGELDRLYVVFNKFVNTMVQQPTIDQLLPLPKSDSKEMQREHSWDYIYEPEPKPLLDTLLVRYVESQVYQGVVENLACEQAARMIAMKAATDNATNLIDDLELVYNKARQAAITQELSEIVGGASAV, encoded by the coding sequence ATGGCCGGCGCAAAAGAGATACGTAATAAAATCGGTAGTGTTAAAAGCACGCAGAAAATTACGAAAGCGATGGAAATGGTAGCAGCTTCAAAAATGCGTCGCTCTCAAGATGCAATGGAAGCTTCTCGTCCATACGCTGAAACAATGCGTAAAGTGATCGGTCACGTGGCAAACGCAAACCTAGAGTACCGTCATCCGTACCTAGAAGAGCGTGAAGCTAAACGTGTTGGTTACATCATCGTTTCGACAGACCGTGGTCTGTGTGGTGGTTTGAACATTAATGTGTTTAAGAAAGCCGTTACAGACATGCAAGCATGGAAAGAAAAAGGTGCTGAAATTGAGCTAGCAGTCATTGGCTCAAAAGCGACTGGTTTCTTTAAACATGGTGGCGCAAAAGTTGCGGCACAGGTTTCTGGCCTTGGCGATAACCCAAGCCTGGAAGACCTAATCGGTTCTGTTGGCGTAATGCTTAAGAAATACGATGAAGGTGAACTGGACCGTTTATACGTAGTGTTCAACAAGTTTGTGAACACTATGGTTCAGCAACCAACGATCGATCAATTGCTACCTTTGCCTAAATCGGACAGCAAAGAGATGCAGCGTGAGCACTCATGGGACTACATCTATGAGCCTGAGCCAAAACCTCTACTGGATACGCTATTAGTGCGTTACGTAGAGTCTCAGGTATACCAAGGTGTGGTAGAGAACCTTGCTTGTGAGCAAGCGGCTCGAATGATTGCGATGAAGGCTGCAACGGATAACGCAACCAACTTAATTGATGATTTGGAACTTGTGTACAACAAAGCCCGTCAGGCTGCGATCACACAAGAACTGTCGGAAATCGTTGGTGGTGCATCTGCGGTTTAA
- the atpA gene encoding F0F1 ATP synthase subunit alpha — protein MQLNSTEISDLIKQRIESFEVVSEARNEGTIVSVSDGIIRIHGLADVMQGEMIELPGGRYALALNLERDSVGAVVMGPYADLREGMKVTGTGRILEVPVGPELLGRVVNTLGEPIDGKGPIEAKMTSPVEVIAPGVIDRKSVDQPVQTGYKSVDSMIPIGRGQRELVIGDRQIGKTALAIDAIINQKDSGIFSIYVAIGQKASTIANVVRKLEEHGALQNTIVVVASASESAALQYLAPYAGCAMGEYFRDRGEDALIVYDDLSKQAVAYRQISLLLKRPPGREAFPGDVFYLHSRLLERAARVSEEYVERFTNGEVKGKTGSLTALPIIETQAGDVSAFVPTNVISITDGQIFLQTELFNAGVRPAVDPGISVSRVGGSAQTKIIKKLSGGIRTALAAYRELAAFAQFSSDLDEATKKQLDHGQKVTELMKQKQYAPMSVFDQALTIFAAERGYLDDIELNKVLDFEAALLSYARGQYAELAAEIDKSGAYNDEIEAQLKKLTDDFKATQTW, from the coding sequence ATGCAACTTAATTCCACGGAAATTAGCGATCTAATCAAACAACGTATCGAATCTTTCGAAGTTGTTAGTGAAGCTCGCAACGAGGGTACTATCGTATCGGTAAGCGATGGTATCATCCGCATCCACGGCCTAGCGGACGTGATGCAAGGTGAAATGATTGAATTACCGGGTGGCCGTTATGCACTAGCACTTAACCTTGAGCGTGACTCGGTTGGTGCGGTTGTAATGGGCCCATATGCTGACCTTAGGGAAGGCATGAAAGTTACAGGTACTGGCCGCATTCTTGAAGTGCCAGTTGGTCCAGAACTACTAGGCCGCGTAGTGAACACGCTGGGTGAGCCTATCGATGGTAAAGGTCCAATCGAAGCGAAAATGACTTCGCCTGTAGAAGTGATCGCACCAGGTGTAATCGACCGTAAATCGGTAGACCAACCTGTGCAAACTGGTTATAAGTCAGTTGACTCAATGATCCCAATCGGTCGTGGTCAGCGTGAGCTTGTCATCGGTGACCGTCAGATTGGTAAAACAGCACTGGCGATCGATGCGATCATCAACCAGAAAGACTCTGGTATTTTCTCTATCTACGTAGCAATCGGTCAGAAAGCATCGACTATTGCTAACGTGGTTCGCAAACTAGAAGAGCACGGCGCACTACAAAATACTATCGTTGTAGTTGCATCCGCTTCTGAATCTGCAGCGCTACAATACCTAGCGCCATACGCAGGTTGTGCGATGGGTGAATACTTCCGCGATCGCGGCGAAGACGCACTGATTGTTTACGATGATCTATCTAAGCAAGCAGTAGCTTACCGTCAGATCTCTCTACTACTTAAACGTCCACCAGGCCGTGAGGCATTCCCAGGTGACGTATTCTACTTACACTCTCGTCTACTAGAGCGTGCAGCTCGTGTAAGCGAAGAGTATGTAGAGCGTTTCACTAACGGTGAAGTGAAAGGTAAGACTGGTTCTTTGACTGCTCTTCCTATCATCGAAACTCAAGCAGGTGACGTTTCAGCATTCGTACCGACTAACGTAATCTCGATTACCGATGGTCAGATCTTCCTACAAACTGAGCTATTCAACGCGGGTGTACGCCCAGCTGTTGACCCAGGTATCTCAGTATCTCGTGTAGGTGGTTCAGCTCAGACGAAAATCATCAAGAAACTATCAGGTGGTATCCGTACAGCACTAGCTGCATACCGCGAACTAGCAGCATTTGCTCAGTTCTCTTCTGACCTTGATGAAGCAACGAAGAAACAGCTAGACCATGGTCAAAAAGTAACAGAACTAATGAAGCAGAAGCAGTACGCTCCAATGTCTGTATTTGACCAAGCACTAACTATCTTCGCGGCAGAGCGCGGTTACCTTGATGATATAGAACTAAACAAAGTTCTAGATTTTGAGGCGGCTCTACTATCGTACGCTCGCGGTCAATACGCTGAACTAGCAGCTGAGATCGACAAGTCTGGTGCTTACAACGATGAAATCGAAGCTCAGTTGAAGAAACTGACTGACGACTTCAAAGCAACCCAAACTTGGTAA
- the atpH gene encoding F0F1 ATP synthase subunit delta yields the protein MSDLTTIARPYAKAAFDFAVEKDQLDQWGQMLSFAAEVANNEQMTELLTSSFSAEKMAEIFVAVCGDQVDANGQNLLKVMAENGRLTALPDVCEQFFILKKEHEKEIDVEVISASELSDEQLANIGSKLEARLERKVKLNCSVDETLLGGVIIRAGDLVIDDSARGRLNRLSDALQS from the coding sequence ATGTCTGATTTGACTACAATCGCACGCCCCTATGCTAAAGCAGCCTTCGACTTTGCGGTAGAAAAAGACCAACTAGACCAATGGGGTCAAATGTTGTCTTTTGCTGCTGAAGTTGCCAACAACGAACAAATGACTGAACTGTTAACCAGTTCGTTCTCTGCTGAAAAAATGGCAGAAATCTTTGTTGCAGTTTGTGGTGACCAAGTTGATGCAAACGGTCAAAACCTTTTAAAGGTCATGGCTGAGAATGGTCGTTTAACGGCCCTTCCTGATGTTTGTGAGCAGTTCTTCATTTTGAAGAAAGAGCATGAGAAAGAAATTGATGTTGAAGTAATTTCAGCGTCAGAACTTTCTGATGAACAGCTTGCAAATATCGGCAGCAAACTTGAAGCACGTCTTGAACGTAAAGTGAAGCTGAATTGCAGTGTAGATGAGACCCTACTTGGTGGGGTTATTATTCGAGCCGGAGACCTAGTCATCGATGACTCAGCGCGTGGTCGTTTGAACCGCCTGAGCGATGCATTGCAGTCTTAA
- the atpF gene encoding F0F1 ATP synthase subunit B translates to MNINATLLGQAISFALFVWFCMKYVWPPLMQAIEERQKKIADGLQAAERAAKDLDLAQANASDQLKEAKRTATEIIEHANKRKSQILEEAREEAQAERQKILTQAEAELEAERNRARDDLRKQVATLAVAGAEKILERTIDKDAQKDILDNITAKL, encoded by the coding sequence GTGAACATAAACGCAACTCTGCTAGGTCAAGCAATCTCGTTCGCACTATTTGTGTGGTTCTGCATGAAGTATGTATGGCCACCATTGATGCAAGCGATCGAAGAGCGTCAAAAGAAAATCGCTGACGGTCTTCAAGCAGCTGAACGTGCTGCTAAAGACTTGGATCTAGCACAAGCCAACGCTTCTGATCAATTGAAAGAAGCGAAGCGCACAGCAACTGAGATCATCGAGCATGCGAATAAGCGTAAGTCTCAAATTCTAGAAGAAGCTCGCGAGGAAGCTCAGGCAGAACGCCAGAAAATCCTAACGCAAGCAGAAGCTGAACTTGAAGCTGAGCGTAATCGTGCACGCGATGACCTGCGCAAACAAGTTGCTACTCTGGCTGTAGCTGGTGCTGAGAAAATCCTTGAGCGTACTATCGATAAAGACGCGCAAAAAGATATTCTCGACAACATTACTGCAAAACTTTAA
- the atpE gene encoding F0F1 ATP synthase subunit C, which produces METLLSFSAIAVGIIVGLASLGTAIGFALLGGKFLEGAARQPEMAPMLQVKMFIIAGLLDAVPMIGIVIALLFTFANPFVGQLG; this is translated from the coding sequence ATGGAAACTTTACTGAGCTTTTCTGCAATCGCCGTAGGTATTATCGTCGGTCTTGCTTCTCTTGGTACAGCGATTGGTTTCGCACTGCTAGGTGGTAAATTCCTAGAAGGTGCAGCACGTCAACCAGAAATGGCTCCTATGCTACAAGTTAAGATGTTCATCATCGCAGGTCTACTTGATGCGGTTCCAATGATCGGTATCGTAATCGCGCTACTATTCACTTTCGCAAACCCATTCGTTGGTCAACTAGGTTAA